In Oscillospiraceae bacterium, the genomic window CGCCGTCGTGAAGGAGATCGGGTGCAGCGACCGCACTTATGAACGGGCCTATGCCGACCTCGTGCGGTCTGGCGATGTCAAAAAACATACCATCCGGCAAAAAGACGGCAAAAACAGATGGTATTCCTACTACAGTGGAACAGGTGGCGAAGTTCCAAAATTATAATTTATCTACGTTTAAATTTCAATGTTCGCCAGCTTGGCGGAGTTGCTCCTGCTGGCGGTGTTCCAACTTCGCCAGGCCCACTGGATTCCGCCATGTTGGCGAAGTTGCTTTTTCAACGCTGCATCGTTCAGAAAGTCGAACTTTGCCAGATAACCCGCCTCTCTCAGAGAATGGCGCAAAAAAAGACCGCCTGCGTGCGGTACGCGGGCGGCCCTTCTCGGTTCCGGTTTACTTTTTCTTCTGCTGTTCCTGCTCCTTGCGCAGCTCCCGGATGCGCTTTTTCTCGCTCTTGACGTGGGGCCACGGCCAGCTGAAACCTTCATTGTCCTTGCACCAGCGGGTGAGCGGATAGAACGCGAACGCAAAGCCGAACACATACAGCAGCAGATACAGCAGCGCGTCCAGCGTGACCAGCGCATCCAGTGCGCCGATGACCGCCATCACACAGCCTGCCTTGAGGAAGAACAGCCCGTTCTGGCGGCCGTATTCTTCAAAATGTTCGGGCTTGACGGCGCGGCGGCCCTGGTCGCCCCACACGCGGGGGTTTTTCATGACCGAGTAACCGTAGAACACCATCATCAGGCCGCAGGTGAGCTGAAATCCAAAAAACATGGCTTGTACCTCGTTTGGTCGTAGTCGTTTCGGGCAGGGAATGATTTAGAATTGCCTCCGCTTGCGCTCTGGCAATCGCAGAGGTAATTTTATTTTAATTTGCAACTCCGGAAAATCTGCGGATTTTCCGGAGTTGCCTCTTCACGGAAGGGGTCGTTACGGGCAGTGGCATCGGCTGCTGTTGGCCTGCGGCCAAGACGCAGCGAGAACAGGTGCTTTTACGGGAAGCAGGCTCGCTCTCTCAGGCGCTGACGCACCAGCCGCTCCCCCTTTTGGCTTCGCCATCTTCCCCCGGCCGGGGGAAGTCTTTCCCAAAGGGGAGAGCCTCTGGCGTAACCAGAAAGTCCACCGCTCTGCCAAGGCCTCTCCCTTTGGGAGAGGTGGACGCGAACAACGTGAGCGGACGGAGAGGGCGAGGCCGTCGGCCAAAGAAAACTAACTTGGAGGGTTTCCTTCCCCGCAAAACGCGGGTTCGCCCCGTTGCGCGACAGCCGCAGGCTGGCAGCAGCAAATGCAATCAACCGGAACGGCCCTTCCTGTGAAAATGCAGTTCAGAAACGCCCGCAGGCGTTTCTGAACTGCCAATATAAAATTGTATTTCCGCTAACTATAGCCAGAGCAAAGCGGCGGCTATTTCAAATCGTACCCTCAGTCCTCAAACAGGGGCTTCATCAGGGGCAGGAAGTCCAGCGTTGCAAAGTAGTCGCGGGGGGTCTCGGCGCGGCGGATGAGCCGGTGGGAGCCGTCCTCGCACAGCAGCACTTCGGCGCTGCGCAGCTTGCCGTTGTAGTTGTAGCCCATGGCCGAGCCGTGGGCACCGGTGTCGTGGATGTAGAGCACGTCCCCGATGTCGATCTTGGGCAGCATCCGGTCGATGGCAAACTTGTCGTTGTTCTCGCACAGGCCGCCCACCACGTCGTACATGTGGTCGCAGGGGGCGTCCTCCTTGCCCAGCACGGTGATGTGATGATAGGCCCCGTACATGGCCGGGCGCATCAGGTTGGCCGCGCAGGCGTCCAGACCGATGTACTCCTTGTAGATGTGCTTTTCGTGGATGGCGGTTGCCACCAGTGCGCCGTAAGGCCCGGTGGTGAAGCGGCCCATCTCGGTAAAGATGGCCACGTCGCCCATGCCGGCCGGCACCAGGATCTCCTCAAACTTCTTGCGCACGCCCTCGCCGATGGCCAGGATGTCGTTCTCGGTCTGCTCCGGGCGGTAGGGGATGCCCACGCCGCCGGACAGGTTGATGTAGCCGATGTGGGCACCGGTGGCCTCGTGCACCCGCACCGCCAGCCGGAACAGGATGGCGGCCAGCTCCGGGTAATAGGCATCCGAGATGGTGTTGGACGCCAGGAAGGCGTGGATGCCAAAGTGCTTGGCACCCTTGGCCATCAGCTTTTTGTAGCTGTCGATCATCTGCTCTTCGGTCATGCCGTATTTGGCATCGCCGGGCTTGTCCATCACCTGGAAGCCCTCTTCGCTCTCGCCCAGGCTGAAGGTGCCGCCCGGATTGTAGCGGCAGAACACCGTCTCCGGCACACCGGCCACCCGGTCCAGGAAGTCCACCATGGTGGCGTCGTCCAGGTTGATGTAGGCACCCAGCTCATAGGCCTTTTGCATGTCCTCCACGGGGGTCTGGTTGGAGGAGAACATGATGTCGCTGCCGGTAAAGCCGCACACCTCGCTGAGCATCAGCTCGGTCAGGGACGAGCAGTCCACGCCGCAGCCCTCTTCCTGCAGAATTTGCAGGATGACGGGGTTGGGCAGGGCCTTGACGGCAAAATACTCCTTGAAGCCCTTGTTCCAGCTGAACGCCTTGTTGATGCGGCGGGCATTTTCCCGGATGCCCTTTTCGTCGTAAACGTGGAAGGGCGTGGGCACATCCTGAATGATCTCCTGTGCCATGGCCTCGGTCAGGAACGGTTTCTTTTCCATAGTTACATCCCTCTCATTTATTATGCACGCGGCCCATTGCCGCAGTTGCCAACTTGCTATCTTTCCCTTACAGCTTCAGGTTCTCGCGGGTGGGGGTAAAGGTGGGGATCATGGCGGCAAGCTGCTTCACCACGCCCTCGTCGTTGTGGGCGGCGGCGGCTTCCAGTGCCTGCAGCTGCTCGTAGAACTGCGCCAGGTCGATGGTGCGGGGGCTTGCCACAAAAATTTTGTTGTGCTGGGTGCGGCGCATCTTGTCCTGCTCCTCGTCCATCATCAGCTCTTCGTAGAGCTTCTCACCGGGGCGCAGGCCCACCACCTTGATCTCCATGTTCACGCCCGGCTCGTAGCCGTAGAAGCGGATGAGCTGCTTGGCAAGGTCCATGATCTTGACCGGCTCCCCCATGTCCAGCACATAGATGTTGCCGCTTTCGGCCAGGGCACCGGCCTGCAGCACCAGCTGGGCCGCCTCCGGGATGGTCATGAAGTAGCGCTCGATGTTCTCATCGGTCAGGGTGACCGGGCCGCCCTTTTTGATCTGGGCTTCAAACAGCGGGATGACGCTGCCGTGGCTGCCCAGCACGTTGCCGAACCGCACCGCCACGCACTTCATGTCGGTGTTGCCCGCAAAGGTCTGGATGAGCATCTCGCAGATGCGCTTGGTGCAGCCCATGACGCTGGTGGGGTTGACGGCCTTGTCGGTGGAAAGCTGCACGAACCGCTCCACCCCGTGCTCGCTGGCGCTCACCAGCAGGTTCTTGGTGCCCAGCACGTTGTTCTTGACCGCCTCGGCGGGGCTGACCTCCATCAGCGGCACATGCTTGTGGGCCGCCGCGTGGAACACCACCGTGGGGTGGTAGGTCTCAAACACCTCGTCCAGCCGCTTTTTGTCCCGGATGGAGCCGATGAGCACGGTCACCGGGATATCGCGGCCATACTTCTGCTGCAGTTCCATCTGCAGCTCGTAGGCGCAGTTCTCGTAGATGTCAAAGATGAGCAGCTTTCCCGGGTGGAAGCGCATCACCTGCCGGCACAGCTCCGAGCCGATGGAGCCGCCGCCGCCCGTCACCAGCACCGTTTTGCCGGTGAGGTAGCCGGAGATCTTTTCCATGTCCAGCGTCACCTCGTCGCGGGACAAAAAGTCCGCCGGGTTCAGCTCCCGGAAAGCCCCCTGCTGGGGTGCACCGCTGCCCACCAGCTGGGGGTCACTGAGCAGCTGCACGGCACAATGGGTGCTCACGCACAGGTCGATGACATGGTTCAGGCGGCTGCCCTTCAGGGTGGGGATGGCAATGATGATGGTGTGGATGCCGTAGCGCTTGCACAGCTCCGGGATCTGCTCCAGCGTGCCCTTGACCGGCACGCCGTGGATGGTCTGGTGGAGCTTGGCGGGGTCATCGTCCACGGCCAGCACCGGGCGGCCGTACTGCTTGTTGGTCTTGCACACGTTGATGGCCCAGGCCCCGGCCTCGCCCGCGCCCACGATCATCACGGGGCGGTTGGGGTCGCGGCTGGCCGCGCCGCGCAGGCGCTCGCCCAGCGGGTGGTTCAAAAACAGCCGCCATGCCAGACGGCTGCCGCCCACCAGCAGCAGGATGAGCACCGCCGCCATGCAGTTGGCCGAGTTGAACAGCACACCGTGGATGCACCGCCGGTTGACCACATACACGATGCCGGTGGGCACCGCCACCATGACCGCAAGGCGCAGCAGGTCCCGCTCGCCCGCGTACTTCCACAGCACCGAGTACAGCCCGCCCAGCAGGAAGCTGGCCACATACACAGCCACGATCCAGGGCAGGTTACGGTACAGGATGGCAAGGTTGTGGGGCCACCAGGCGGCTTCCACCGCACCGTCGGCCCGCAGCAGCAGCGCAAAATAAAAACTGAACGCCACGATGGCGGCATCCAGTGCCGCCAGCACAGCGCGGCGCAGGTAGACCCGCGCTCTGGTCTCTTTGGGTTTCTCGTTCACGAAAGGTTCCTCTTTTGTTCCGGGGAGCGGGCAGTGCCCGCCGCCATTTTACAGGCCGCGGCAGTCCCGGCGGCCTTATCCTATATATTATACACAGAATGCGGTGCTCTGTCCAGAAATTTGTGGAGGAAACCCTCTCAGGTCTGCAGCCTCGCCCTCTCCGTCCGCTCACGTTGTTCGCGTCCACCTCTCCCAAAGGGAGAGGCCTTGGCAGTACGGCAAACGCTGCGATTTCGCCAGAGGCTCTCCCCTTTGGGGGAGCTGGCGCGTCAGCGCCTGAGAGGGCGAGCCTGCTTCCCGTAAAAGCACCTATTCCCGCTGCGCATTGGCCGCAGGCCAACAGCAGCAAATGCAGCTGCCCGGAACGGCCCCTCTCGGTGAGATGCAACTTCAGCGTCAGATGCAATTTACCGTAACGGCCCCTCCCGTGAAAATGCAGTTCAGAAACGCCCGCAGGCGTTTCTGAACTGCCAATATAAAAATTTTATTTCCGCTAAATATGCCCAGAGCAACGCGGAGGGCATTCTAAATCGTCCCGCGCATCCTCGCCAGCTCCTCCCCCAGCCCCAGCGGCCATGCCGCCAGCAAAAACACCCCCGCCGTGGCACATCCGCCCGCGCCCAATGCCGCCAGCCGGGGCCAGAACGCCCCCGCAAGGGGCAGCGCCAGCGCCTGCCGCAGCCCGGTGCCCGCCGCCGCGGCCAGTGCCCCGGCCAGCGCCGGAGCGCCCAGCCACCGCCGGAAGGCGTGGGGCATCCCGCTGGAGAGCAGCAGCCGCCCGGTGTTGGCCGTGCAGGTGTACAGGGTGGACAGCAGCATCACGGCCAGAAAGCCCCGCATGCCGTACCGGGGCAGCAGCACCGCCACCCCCGCCAGCCGCAGCACCGCGTCCCACACGCTGTAGCGGAAGGCGGCTTTCTGCTCCCCTACCCCCTTCATGGCACCGTCCACCATGCTTTCCAGATAGAGCAGCGGCAGCACCGGGGCCAGCACCTGCAAATAAAACCCCGCCTCGGCACTGCCGTACAGCAGCCCCGCTGCATCCGGCCCCCAGCACCAGAACAGCGCCGCCGCCAGCGCCGAGAAGAACCCGGTGAGCCGCAGCATCCGGTCCAGCAGGGCGTTCAGGCGGGCGGTCTGGCCCAGCACATGGGCCTGGGTGATCTCCGGCATGAGCAGCACGGCCAGACTGCCCAGCAGCCCGAAGGGAAAGGTGAGCAGCGGCAGGGCCATGCCCTTGAGCACGCCGTATTGTTCCAGCGCCGCCGCCCGGCCCCCGGCCCCGGTCAGGTAGACGGCCAGGCAGGCGGGCACCAGCATGTTCTCTGCCGTGTGCAGCGCGCTGGCCAGCACCCGGCCGCCCTCCACCGGCCACAGGATGTCCCACAGGCGGCGGGAGGCCTCCGGGGGCGTTTGCGCCCGCTTCCCGCCGAAGCACCGCCGCACCTCGCCCCGGCAGAACAGGGCCATGAGGGTGCAGCTCACCGCCTCGCTCAGGGCGGTGGCCCCCAGCACCAGCGTGCAGCGCTCCCCGGCGTCCCGGCCCGGTGTGGCGTACAGGGCCGCCGCCACCGCCCCGATGCGCACCGTCTGCTCGGCCAGCTGGCTGGCCACGTTGGGGCCAACCCGCCGCCGGGCCAGAAAGAACCCCCGCAGCACCGCCGACACGGCCATCCACGGCAGGCCCAGCGCCGACAGCCGCAGCGCGCCCGCCGCCCGCACATCCCCCAGCCACCATTTTGCCGCCAGCCCCGCAAGGCCCGCCTGTGCCGCCATGGCCAGCACCCCCAGCCCGGCCCCCAGCGCCAGCAGACGCCGCAGCATGCCCCGGGCCGACGCCGCGTCCCGGCTCAGCTCCTCGGTGAGCAGGCGGGTGGCCGCCACCGAGATGCCCGCCGTAGCCAGCGTGACGAACAGCCCGTACACCGCCAGCACCAGCTGGTACAGGCCCATGCCCTCGCCGCCCAGCGCGTTGGCCAGCCCGATGCGCAGCCCCAGCCCCGCCAGACGCAGCACCACGTCCGACCCGGTGAGCAGGGCCGCGTTCTTCCAGTAGTTTGGCCGGTATTTCTGCCCCATGCGCACCCCTCCCGCCGGTTTTCTGCCCTGCTGCCAGCCTATGCGGCCCCGGCACAAAACATGAGCGGCGGCATGGGTTGTTTTGCCGCACTTTTTATGGTATAGTTAACAGTGGTCAGGCAGGGCACGCCCCTGCCCGCATATTGAGCAAGGAGGAAGCGCACAGCCCGGGTCCTGCCCCTGCCGTGCGCGACAAAGAGAATGAGCGAAGAATGCACCCATGACTGCTCCAATTGCAGTGCAGCCTGTTCTTCCCGCGATGCAGCGCCCCAGCACGACGCCCCCAACCCGCACAGCCGCGTCAAGAAGGTCATCGGCGTGGTGTCCGGCAAGGGCGGCGTGGGCAAGAGCATGACCAGCGCCCTGCTGGCCTGTGCCATGGCCCGCCGCGGCTACCACTGCGGCATCCTGGACGCCGACATCACCGGCCCGTCCATCCCCAAGCTGTTCGGCATCCATGGCCGCGCCATGGCCGACGAAAAGGGCTGCTGGCCCATCCAGAGCCGCATGGGCATTGACGTGATGAGCATCAACCTGCTGGTGGAAAACGAAGAGGACCCCGTGGTGTGGCGCGGCCCGGTCATTGCCGGGGCGGTCAAGCAGTTCTGGACCGACGTGGTCTGGAAGGACGTGGATTTCCTGTTCGTGGACATGCCCCCGGGCACCGGTGACGTGCCCCTGACCGTGTTCCAGAGCCTGCCCGTGGACGGCATCGTGGTGGTGGCAAGCCCCCAGGAGCTGGTGAGCATGATCGTGGCCAAGGCCGTGAACATGGCCGAGATGATGAAGGTGCCCATGCTGGGCATCGTGGAGAACATGAGCTACATCGTCTGCCCGGACTGCGGCAAGCACATCAACGTGTTCGGCAACAGCCATGTGGACGAGGTGGCGGCAAAGCACCATCTGCCCGTGCTGGCCAAGTGCCCCATCGACCCGAAGCTGGCCGAGCTGTCGGACGCCGGCATGATCGAGACTTACGGCGGCGAGTACCTGGAGGGTGCCGCCGACGCCTGCGAGAAGCTGCTGAAGAAGTAACGGTTACGGCAAGGCTGACGATTTGAAATGCCCTCCGCGTTGCTCTGGGCATCTTTAGCGGAAACATTATTTTGGATTTTGCAAATCCGGCAGGGCTGTGGCCCCGCCGGATTTGCTTTTTCACGGGTGGGGTCGCAGAGGGGAGCAGCATCCATCCCCACCAAAAGACATTCTTTTGCCGCTTTAAAAAACAAGGTTCTGCACCGGTTTTTGGTTTTATTTTTCGTTTTGTGAAGCGGGTTCAACTTTTCGTTTGTTTTTTTGAAACATTTTCTGCTTTTTCGCTCTTGTAAATCCACAGGCAAGGCTTTATAATAATAAAGCGTAAGCAGTCTGCACTGCGGACTGCCGGTGTAAGCGTGGAAATCCGGGGCCGCCCGGAGCCGGTGACGGTTCCCTGCACGCATTGTGGCGGGCAGAGCGGCCTCGTCTTTTTCAAAATTTATAGAGTAATTGGGAAAAAGGAGTATTCTACTATGCTGACGAATGAATACCTGAAGCGCGTGTACGACGGCCTGGCAAAGCGCAATGCCAACGAGCCGGAATTCCTGCAGGCTGTGCGTGAGGTGCTGGAGAGCATCCAGCCCGTGGTGGAAAAGCACCCCGAGTACGAGAAGGCCGGCCTGATCGAGCGTCTGGTGGAGCCGGAGCGCATCATCAGCTTCCGTGTGCCCTGGGTCGATGACCAGGGCAAGGTCCAGGTGAACCGCGGCTACCGCGTGCAGTTCAACAGCGCCATCGGCCCCTACAAGGGCGGCCTGCGCTTCCATCCCTCTGTCAACCAGGGCATCCTGAAGTTCCTGGGCTTTGAGCAGACCTTCAAGAACAGCCTGACTACCCTGCCCATGGGCGGCGGCAAGGGCGGCTCTGACTTCGATCCCCACGGCAAGAGCGACATGGAAGTCATGCGCTTCTGCCAGAGCTTCATGACCGAGCTGTACCGCCACATCGGCCAGTTCGTGGACTGCCCCGCCGGTGATATCGGTGTCGGCGGCCGTGAGGTCGGCTACATGTTCGGCCAGTACAAGCGCCTGACCAACAGCTTCCAGGGCGGCATGCTCACCGGCAAGGGCCTGACCTTCGGCGGCTCTCTGGCCCGCACCCAGGCTACCGGCTACGGCCTGTGCTACTTCACCGCCGAGGCCCTGAAGTGTATGCGCAACGACAGCTTTGAGGGCAAGACCGTGGTCATCTCCGGTTCCGGCAACGTGGCCATCTACGCCTGCGAGAAGGCAACCCAGCTGGGTGCCAAGGTCGTGACCATGTCCGACTCCAACGGCTACGTCTACGACCCCAACGGCATCGACCTGGCCTACGTCAAGGACCTGAAGGAAGTGCGCCGCGGCCGCATCAAGGAGTACGCCGAGACCCACGCCGGTGCTACCTATGTGGCTGATTGCACCCAGGTGTGGACGGTCCCCTGCGACATCGCCCTGCCCTGCGCGACCCAGAACGAGATCAACAAGGAGTCCGCTGAGGCTCTGGTGAAGAACGGCTGCACCGTCGTGTGCGAGGGCGCCAACATGCCCAGCACCCCGGAGGCCATCGAGGTCTACCTGTCCAACGGCGTCCTGTACGGACCCGCCAAGGCTTCCAATGCCGGCGGCGTGGCCACCTCCGGCCTGGAGATGAGCCAGAACTCCGAGCGCCTGAGCTGGACCTTCGAGGAAGTCGATGCCAAGCTGAAGGGCATCATGGAGGGCATCTTCCACGCTTCCTACGACGCTTCCGTCGCTGCCGGTTCCGAGGGCAACCTGATGGTGGGTGCAAACTGCGCCGGCTTCCTGAAGGTCGCCACCGCCATGATGGCACAGGGCATCACCTACTAAGTCATACCGCGTCGTCCAAGAGCCGCGCCCGCAGGGGTGCGGCTCTTTTTTGGTATTTGACAAACCACGTTCCATCGTTTATACTAATGCTGACAGGAGGTGTGTCTTGTGAATTATACGGTTCCCTACAATGGCACGTTCTGCAGCCGGAAAAAGATCCAGAAGAAGCGCACGCCCTCCCGCGAAGCGCTGGAGATCCGGGACTACTGCCGTACACACACGTTCTCCGTGGAAGAAAAGGCCGACGGAGAGATCGTCGACCATGTGCACGAGGTCAACCGGAAATGCTGAACGTCCGACCCTATACCCCTGCGCTTCAGAAGCTTGCAGCCAAGTTCGACTGCGGGAACTCCTACCTGAACCAGTTTCTGCGCAGTCCGGATGCGCTGGACGCCGGGGTCGGCAAGACCTTTGTGTTTCTCACCGAAAATACCGAGAGCATCGTCGGTTACTACAATCTCAGCTGCGGCTCGCTGGACGAGATCGAGGGTGATGTCCGCTACAAGATCGGCGGCACCATCCACATCGGTTATTTTGCCATTGACGAAAAATTCCAGCATCAGCTGCAGGCAACCACTCCCAACGGCATCCACCTGTACTGGGGCGATGTCCTGTTGGAGGAATGCCTGAGCCGCATTGAAGCCATCCGCAGCCA contains:
- a CDS encoding diaminopimelate decarboxylase, yielding MEKKPFLTEAMAQEIIQDVPTPFHVYDEKGIRENARRINKAFSWNKGFKEYFAVKALPNPVILQILQEEGCGVDCSSLTELMLSEVCGFTGSDIMFSSNQTPVEDMQKAYELGAYINLDDATMVDFLDRVAGVPETVFCRYNPGGTFSLGESEEGFQVMDKPGDAKYGMTEEQMIDSYKKLMAKGAKHFGIHAFLASNTISDAYYPELAAILFRLAVRVHEATGAHIGYINLSGGVGIPYRPEQTENDILAIGEGVRKKFEEILVPAGMGDVAIFTEMGRFTTGPYGALVATAIHEKHIYKEYIGLDACAANLMRPAMYGAYHHITVLGKEDAPCDHMYDVVGGLCENNDKFAIDRMLPKIDIGDVLYIHDTGAHGSAMGYNYNGKLRSAEVLLCEDGSHRLIRRAETPRDYFATLDFLPLMKPLFED
- a CDS encoding polysaccharide biosynthesis protein — encoded protein: MNEKPKETRARVYLRRAVLAALDAAIVAFSFYFALLLRADGAVEAAWWPHNLAILYRNLPWIVAVYVASFLLGGLYSVLWKYAGERDLLRLAVMVAVPTGIVYVVNRRCIHGVLFNSANCMAAVLILLLVGGSRLAWRLFLNHPLGERLRGAASRDPNRPVMIVGAGEAGAWAINVCKTNKQYGRPVLAVDDDPAKLHQTIHGVPVKGTLEQIPELCKRYGIHTIIIAIPTLKGSRLNHVIDLCVSTHCAVQLLSDPQLVGSGAPQQGAFRELNPADFLSRDEVTLDMEKISGYLTGKTVLVTGGGGSIGSELCRQVMRFHPGKLLIFDIYENCAYELQMELQQKYGRDIPVTVLIGSIRDKKRLDEVFETYHPTVVFHAAAHKHVPLMEVSPAEAVKNNVLGTKNLLVSASEHGVERFVQLSTDKAVNPTSVMGCTKRICEMLIQTFAGNTDMKCVAVRFGNVLGSHGSVIPLFEAQIKKGGPVTLTDENIERYFMTIPEAAQLVLQAGALAESGNIYVLDMGEPVKIMDLAKQLIRFYGYEPGVNMEIKVVGLRPGEKLYEELMMDEEQDKMRRTQHNKIFVASPRTIDLAQFYEQLQALEAAAAHNDEGVVKQLAAMIPTFTPTRENLKL
- a CDS encoding oligosaccharide flippase family protein; this encodes MGQKYRPNYWKNAALLTGSDVVLRLAGLGLRIGLANALGGEGMGLYQLVLAVYGLFVTLATAGISVAATRLLTEELSRDAASARGMLRRLLALGAGLGVLAMAAQAGLAGLAAKWWLGDVRAAGALRLSALGLPWMAVSAVLRGFFLARRRVGPNVASQLAEQTVRIGAVAAALYATPGRDAGERCTLVLGATALSEAVSCTLMALFCRGEVRRCFGGKRAQTPPEASRRLWDILWPVEGGRVLASALHTAENMLVPACLAVYLTGAGGRAAALEQYGVLKGMALPLLTFPFGLLGSLAVLLMPEITQAHVLGQTARLNALLDRMLRLTGFFSALAAALFWCWGPDAAGLLYGSAEAGFYLQVLAPVLPLLYLESMVDGAMKGVGEQKAAFRYSVWDAVLRLAGVAVLLPRYGMRGFLAVMLLSTLYTCTANTGRLLLSSGMPHAFRRWLGAPALAGALAAAAGTGLRQALALPLAGAFWPRLAALGAGGCATAGVFLLAAWPLGLGEELARMRGTI
- a CDS encoding Mrp/NBP35 family ATP-binding protein — encoded protein: MSEECTHDCSNCSAACSSRDAAPQHDAPNPHSRVKKVIGVVSGKGGVGKSMTSALLACAMARRGYHCGILDADITGPSIPKLFGIHGRAMADEKGCWPIQSRMGIDVMSINLLVENEEDPVVWRGPVIAGAVKQFWTDVVWKDVDFLFVDMPPGTGDVPLTVFQSLPVDGIVVVASPQELVSMIVAKAVNMAEMMKVPMLGIVENMSYIVCPDCGKHINVFGNSHVDEVAAKHHLPVLAKCPIDPKLAELSDAGMIETYGGEYLEGAADACEKLLKK
- the gdhA gene encoding NADP-specific glutamate dehydrogenase, producing the protein MLTNEYLKRVYDGLAKRNANEPEFLQAVREVLESIQPVVEKHPEYEKAGLIERLVEPERIISFRVPWVDDQGKVQVNRGYRVQFNSAIGPYKGGLRFHPSVNQGILKFLGFEQTFKNSLTTLPMGGGKGGSDFDPHGKSDMEVMRFCQSFMTELYRHIGQFVDCPAGDIGVGGREVGYMFGQYKRLTNSFQGGMLTGKGLTFGGSLARTQATGYGLCYFTAEALKCMRNDSFEGKTVVISGSGNVAIYACEKATQLGAKVVTMSDSNGYVYDPNGIDLAYVKDLKEVRRGRIKEYAETHAGATYVADCTQVWTVPCDIALPCATQNEINKESAEALVKNGCTVVCEGANMPSTPEAIEVYLSNGVLYGPAKASNAGGVATSGLEMSQNSERLSWTFEEVDAKLKGIMEGIFHASYDASVAAGSEGNLMVGANCAGFLKVATAMMAQGITY
- a CDS encoding GNAT family N-acetyltransferase; amino-acid sequence: MLNVRPYTPALQKLAAKFDCGNSYLNQFLRSPDALDAGVGKTFVFLTENTESIVGYYNLSCGSLDEIEGDVRYKIGGTIHIGYFAIDEKFQHQLQATTPNGIHLYWGDVLLEECLSRIEAIRSQQVGVSFVTLASSEAGERLYRHHDFEDLDADITFSPSHGEDKCICLYLPLDY